In Halobaculum magnesiiphilum, the following proteins share a genomic window:
- a CDS encoding alpha/beta fold hydrolase, with protein sequence MQTADHDGVAIAYEERGRDPAEAETVVLCEGLGYGRWMWNWQADALTDAYHVVLWDNRGTGESDVPEGPYTIDQLAGDLEAVLADSGIEEAHIVGASMGGMVAQRYALSYDRARSLALLCTSPGGPDAVPTPESTLARMFSVPDDADEREAIRYKMAPAVTDGFIEGNPELIERIVDWRLESDAPPRAREAQAAAVQAFDASDELDTLDVPTLVAHGTDDRVLPVENGELLAEAIPNADAEFVEGGSHLFFIEESERVNDLLVEFLADA encoded by the coding sequence GTGCAAACCGCGGATCACGACGGCGTCGCGATCGCCTACGAGGAGCGCGGGCGCGACCCGGCCGAGGCGGAGACGGTCGTCCTCTGTGAGGGGCTCGGCTACGGGCGCTGGATGTGGAACTGGCAGGCCGACGCGCTGACGGACGCCTATCACGTGGTGCTGTGGGACAACCGCGGGACGGGCGAGTCGGACGTGCCGGAGGGGCCGTACACAATAGATCAACTCGCCGGCGACCTGGAGGCGGTGCTCGCCGACTCCGGGATCGAGGAGGCGCACATCGTCGGCGCGTCCATGGGCGGGATGGTCGCCCAGCGGTACGCCCTGTCGTACGACCGGGCGCGGTCGCTGGCGCTGCTGTGCACCTCCCCGGGCGGCCCCGACGCGGTGCCGACGCCGGAGTCGACGCTCGCGCGGATGTTCTCGGTCCCCGACGACGCCGACGAGCGCGAGGCGATCCGCTACAAGATGGCGCCCGCCGTCACCGACGGGTTCATCGAGGGGAACCCGGAGCTGATCGAGCGGATCGTCGACTGGCGCTTGGAGTCGGACGCGCCGCCGAGGGCCCGGGAGGCGCAGGCGGCGGCGGTGCAGGCGTTCGACGCGAGCGACGAACTCGACACGCTCGACGTTCCGACGCTCGTCGCCCACGGGACCGACGATCGGGTGCTCCCCGTCGAGAACGGCGAGTTGCTCGCGGAGGCGATCCCGAACGCGGACGCCGAGTTCGTCGAGGGGGGCTCGCACCTGTTCTTCATCGAGGAGTCCGAACGCGTGAACGACCTTCTCGTCGAGTTCCTCGCCGATGCCTGA
- a CDS encoding MaoC family dehydratase, translated as MPVATVGDAATASIDVTAETIDEYAALTGDENPIHLDEAYASETMFGGRIAHGMLGAGVVSAALASLPGDIVYLDQDCSFEAPVRPGDTIEARASVEEEIGGDRIRVETVASVDGEPVIEGEATVLSVPHDA; from the coding sequence ATGCCAGTCGCAACCGTCGGCGACGCCGCGACCGCGAGCATCGACGTGACGGCCGAGACTATCGACGAGTACGCCGCCCTCACGGGCGACGAGAACCCGATACACCTCGACGAGGCGTACGCGAGCGAGACCATGTTCGGCGGCCGGATCGCCCACGGGATGCTCGGTGCCGGCGTCGTCAGCGCCGCGCTCGCGTCGCTTCCAGGCGACATCGTGTATCTCGATCAGGATTGTTCGTTCGAGGCCCCGGTACGACCGGGCGACACGATCGAGGCGCGCGCCAGCGTCGAGGAGGAGATCGGCGGCGACCGGATCCGCGTCGAAACGGTCGCGTCGGTCGACGGCGAGCCGGTGATCGAGGGGGAAGCGACGGTGCTGTCGGTGCCCCACGACGCCTGA
- a CDS encoding SDR family NAD(P)-dependent oxidoreductase, producing the protein MKRTDGARVVAVTGANEGIGHGIAAALLADGDRVAVLDVNGDGVDALAATHGDAVRYHECDVTDDDSVTTAVGAVRDEWGHIDVLVNNAAVFTAGAFLDRDPTDLRREFDVNYFGTVRTMRAVLPEMLKRDAGTVHTVSSGAGIVGHPLLSGYASTKGALEALVRSVRSELRHANVAVTLMHPPLTNTRSAARIGYPESLLADPDEVGRKLARKVDRTDAVIYADWRTRLGIALSRRFPALVDRGTARFVEEGE; encoded by the coding sequence ATGAAACGAACTGACGGCGCTCGGGTCGTCGCGGTGACCGGTGCGAACGAGGGGATCGGCCACGGCATCGCGGCCGCGCTGCTCGCCGACGGCGACCGGGTCGCCGTGCTCGACGTGAACGGCGACGGCGTCGACGCCCTCGCGGCGACCCACGGCGACGCCGTCCGGTATCACGAGTGCGACGTGACGGACGACGACTCGGTGACGACGGCGGTGGGCGCCGTCCGCGACGAGTGGGGACACATCGACGTGCTCGTCAACAACGCCGCGGTGTTCACCGCCGGCGCGTTCCTCGATCGCGATCCGACGGATCTCCGGCGGGAGTTCGACGTGAACTATTTCGGCACCGTCCGCACGATGCGGGCCGTTCTCCCCGAGATGCTGAAGCGCGATGCCGGGACGGTCCACACCGTCAGTTCCGGTGCCGGGATCGTCGGCCACCCGCTGCTCTCGGGGTACGCCTCGACGAAGGGGGCCCTCGAGGCGCTCGTCCGCTCGGTCCGCTCGGAACTGCGCCACGCGAACGTCGCGGTCACGCTGATGCACCCGCCCCTGACGAACACGCGCTCGGCGGCGCGGATCGGCTACCCCGAGTCGCTGCTCGCCGACCCCGATGAGGTCGGGCGGAAACTGGCCCGGAAGGTCGACCGCACCGACGCCGTCATCTACGCGGACTGGCGAACGCGGTTGGGGATCGCGCTCTCGCGGCGCTTCCCCGCGCTCGTGGACCGTGGAACCGCGCGGTTCGTCGAGGAGGGGGAGTAG
- a CDS encoding Hsp20/alpha crystallin family protein has protein sequence MPPQRDPFAEVEQLIERMNRQLEAATGSWSGEEFADEEEYAPVDLVEYDDEFVATVDLPGFDRSEVTVKVTDNTLRIAGEREDATEEREGEGNERILRRERRHQSVQRSLSLPDEVETDGVTAEMKNGVLAVTLPRQEIESAREIEVE, from the coding sequence ATGCCACCACAGAGAGACCCGTTCGCCGAAGTGGAACAGCTCATCGAGCGGATGAACCGACAGCTGGAGGCCGCGACCGGGTCGTGGTCCGGCGAGGAGTTCGCCGACGAGGAGGAGTACGCGCCCGTCGACCTGGTGGAGTACGACGACGAGTTCGTCGCGACCGTCGACCTCCCCGGGTTCGACCGGTCGGAGGTGACGGTCAAAGTGACGGACAACACGCTCCGGATCGCCGGCGAGCGCGAGGACGCAACTGAGGAACGCGAAGGGGAGGGAAACGAGCGTATCCTGCGGCGCGAACGGCGCCACCAGTCGGTGCAACGGTCGCTCAGTCTCCCCGACGAGGTCGAGACGGACGGCGTCACCGCCGAGATGAAAAACGGCGTGTTGGCCGTGACGCTCCCGCGACAGGAGATCGAATCGGCCCGGGAGATCGAAGTCGAGTAA
- a CDS encoding AMP-binding protein has protein sequence MPEGDTGAPDEKGTTSPPSSGPDWVGDWSGRRASLSPDRVGLVDGTTGREYTYAELDDRAVRTARVLQSAGVEKGDRVVTLSRNRPALVDLFFATGKVGAVLAPLSHRLAPPELAELVGDTDPAAVVVEAAFADLAADALDEGDIDRTDVRVFVVGDDADAVASAADDLGGESFEDARPEGGGAGWRTSSDGSVDELDRPEVSLSDPHLFLHTGGSTGTPKQTVITHRAVYWNSMTTIAAWNLRGDDVTPMPFPMFHTGGWNVLTVPLFHTGGTVVIARGFDPGQVLGVVDDRDATVLVAVPAVLRMMRDHDDWADTDLSSLRFAKSGGGPCRRSVLEAWWDRGVDLSQGYGLTECGPNNFAMPDDWPREKADAVGVPAPHVSARVVDAEGDPVEHGTVGELELSSPAAADGYWNAPEESAETFGGGWVSTGDLARVDDDGYYHIEGRKKNMFVSGGENVFPPEVEDALTDHPGVREAVVIGVPDDTWGTVGKAVIDGDESLTLEDVTAFLDSRLARFKHPKHLAFVDEVPYSGPSKIDREAVRERFGEDE, from the coding sequence ATGCCTGAGGGGGACACGGGCGCCCCGGACGAGAAAGGAACGACCAGCCCGCCCTCCTCCGGTCCCGACTGGGTCGGCGACTGGTCCGGTCGTCGCGCGTCGCTGTCGCCCGACCGCGTGGGGCTCGTCGACGGGACGACCGGCCGAGAGTACACCTACGCCGAGTTGGACGATCGCGCGGTCCGGACCGCACGAGTCCTCCAGTCCGCGGGCGTGGAGAAGGGCGACCGGGTGGTGACGCTCTCTCGGAACCGGCCGGCGCTGGTCGACCTGTTCTTCGCGACCGGGAAAGTCGGCGCCGTGCTCGCGCCGCTGTCCCACCGGCTGGCGCCGCCGGAGCTGGCCGAGCTCGTCGGCGACACCGACCCCGCCGCGGTCGTCGTCGAGGCGGCGTTCGCGGACCTCGCGGCCGACGCGCTCGACGAGGGAGACATCGACCGCACCGACGTTCGGGTGTTCGTCGTCGGCGACGACGCCGACGCCGTCGCGAGCGCGGCCGACGACCTCGGGGGAGAGTCGTTCGAGGACGCCCGGCCGGAGGGGGGCGGGGCGGGATGGCGAACGAGTTCGGACGGGAGCGTGGACGAACTCGACCGCCCCGAGGTGTCGCTGTCGGACCCCCACCTGTTCCTCCACACCGGCGGGTCGACCGGGACGCCGAAGCAGACGGTGATCACCCACCGGGCGGTGTACTGGAACTCGATGACGACGATCGCGGCGTGGAACCTCCGCGGCGACGACGTGACGCCGATGCCGTTCCCGATGTTCCACACCGGCGGGTGGAACGTGCTCACGGTACCGTTGTTCCACACCGGCGGGACCGTCGTGATCGCCCGCGGGTTCGATCCCGGCCAGGTGTTGGGGGTCGTCGACGACCGGGACGCGACGGTGCTGGTCGCGGTGCCGGCGGTGTTGCGGATGATGCGCGACCACGACGACTGGGCCGACACGGATCTGTCGTCGCTGCGGTTCGCCAAGTCCGGCGGCGGCCCCTGCCGACGCTCGGTGCTGGAGGCGTGGTGGGACCGCGGCGTCGACCTCTCGCAGGGATACGGCCTCACCGAGTGCGGCCCGAACAACTTCGCGATGCCCGACGACTGGCCCCGCGAGAAGGCCGACGCCGTCGGCGTCCCCGCGCCCCACGTCTCCGCGCGGGTCGTCGACGCCGAGGGCGACCCCGTCGAGCACGGGACCGTCGGCGAGCTCGAACTGTCCAGTCCCGCGGCAGCCGACGGCTACTGGAACGCCCCCGAGGAGTCCGCCGAGACGTTCGGCGGCGGGTGGGTGTCGACCGGCGACCTCGCGCGCGTCGACGACGACGGCTACTACCACATCGAAGGGCGCAAGAAGAACATGTTCGTCAGCGGCGGCGAGAACGTCTTTCCGCCCGAAGTCGAGGACGCGCTCACCGATCATCCGGGCGTCAGGGAGGCGGTCGTCATCGGCGTCCCCGACGACACGTGGGGGACCGTCGGGAAGGCCGTCATCGACGGCGACGAGTCGCTGACGCTGGAGGACGTGACGGCGTTCCTCGACAGCCGCCTCGCGCGGTTCAAACACCCGAAACACCTCGCGTTCGTGGACGAGGTCCCGTACTCGGGTCCCTCGAAGATCGACCGCGAGGCGGTGCGCGAGCGGTTCGGCGAGGACGAGTGA
- a CDS encoding phosphoribosyltransferase, producing the protein MFEDRNDAGDRVAALLAERGVEAEIVLAVPRGGLPIGRAVADRLGVPLDIVSARKIGAPWNPELAIGAVASDGSVWLNEELIADAGIDDEYVAERREREREAAREKVDRYRGDRPPLELAGKRVVVVDDGVATGATMHACLRQIAAADADRIVLAVPVAPPDTLARLAAEVDDVVCVETPSSFGAVGQFYRIFDQVTDEQARSYLTTDGH; encoded by the coding sequence ATGTTCGAGGACAGGAACGACGCCGGCGACCGGGTGGCCGCCCTCCTCGCGGAGCGCGGCGTCGAAGCCGAAATCGTGCTCGCGGTGCCGCGGGGTGGGCTCCCGATCGGTCGCGCGGTTGCCGACCGCCTGGGGGTACCGCTCGACATCGTTTCCGCCCGAAAGATCGGCGCCCCGTGGAACCCGGAACTCGCGATCGGTGCCGTCGCGAGCGACGGCAGCGTCTGGCTCAACGAGGAGCTCATCGCGGACGCCGGGATCGACGACGAGTACGTCGCCGAGCGTCGCGAGCGCGAACGCGAAGCCGCCCGTGAGAAGGTGGACCGCTACCGCGGCGACCGTCCACCGTTGGAACTGGCGGGCAAACGCGTCGTCGTCGTCGATGACGGCGTTGCGACCGGCGCGACGATGCACGCGTGTCTCCGGCAGATCGCCGCCGCGGACGCCGACCGGATCGTGTTGGCCGTTCCGGTCGCTCCCCCGGACACCCTCGCCCGGCTGGCCGCCGAGGTCGACGACGTTGTTTGCGTGGAGACCCCGTCATCTTTCGGCGCAGTCGGGCAGTTCTACCGAATATTCGATCAGGTCACCGACGAACAAGCCCGTTCGTACCTTACCACTGACGGACACTGA